A window of the Acidobacteriota bacterium genome harbors these coding sequences:
- a CDS encoding glycosyltransferase family 39 protein, which produces MAASPAALRRLWLDLAAAPSRPFSRREGILLAVIPAAGALLRVLYQRQRSFLGDELGTLRWIEESYGFLLRHFDTWLTMNYFLVIEKAMVEAFGSERWVLVALPWLFGVATIPLTALLARRFLTSEASLAAGLLIAFNPYLIHQSVTIRSYALLAAFAILALILFCRWLRHRRWRDGCWFAACALLLVLAHPNGAYPLAALALLYLLSDDIWRRGWRSAVTLVVPSVLAVLGGFLAYRALLGPMARAGERFHDQAPTGLGYLSPVWSDFFAAGFWGWPTLALLGLAGWRAIAHRSSLQLALGLVLIPPILLALQGISHYPWGVARFLVFVLPLLIILLAAGLKGTVGVGQRRGLVLPLAVALALTWAPNLIERWQDQAQYPWDTLRQHLLSESRETPTLVLATDLVTTHSLDPRPAAATYDWLLLSKLERTTAALPEQLFLVLRDVAPTCGREIRAFRRLTVIRLQASDREAAYREIERCLFDLVVGRWPVEARYEAIYAHLLDLAQRRGDADAVARYHDLQTATAALDDRRRWTTQRMHQLDAERTSRIWQRRWKNRPRDTSRAPLAREGVETQ; this is translated from the coding sequence ATGGCCGCTAGCCCGGCGGCCCTGCGCCGACTCTGGCTCGACCTCGCCGCGGCGCCTTCCAGGCCCTTCAGCCGCCGCGAGGGCATCCTCCTGGCGGTGATCCCCGCCGCCGGAGCCCTGCTGCGCGTCCTCTACCAGCGCCAGCGCTCTTTCCTCGGCGACGAGCTCGGCACCCTACGCTGGATCGAGGAGAGCTACGGCTTCCTCCTCCGCCACTTCGACACCTGGCTGACGATGAACTACTTCCTGGTGATCGAGAAGGCGATGGTCGAAGCCTTCGGCAGCGAGCGCTGGGTGCTCGTCGCCCTGCCCTGGCTCTTTGGCGTCGCCACCATTCCCCTCACCGCTTTGCTCGCGCGCCGTTTTCTCACCTCCGAGGCGAGTCTCGCCGCCGGCCTTTTGATCGCCTTCAACCCCTACCTGATCCACCAGTCGGTCACCATCCGCTCCTACGCCCTGCTCGCCGCTTTCGCCATCCTGGCCCTAATCCTCTTCTGCCGCTGGTTGCGCCATCGCCGCTGGCGGGACGGCTGCTGGTTCGCGGCCTGCGCCTTGCTGCTGGTGCTCGCCCACCCCAATGGCGCCTATCCACTCGCCGCCCTCGCCCTCCTCTACCTGCTGAGCGACGACATCTGGCGTCGCGGCTGGAGGAGCGCCGTGACCCTCGTCGTGCCATCCGTCCTCGCCGTTCTCGGCGGGTTCCTCGCCTACCGCGCCCTACTCGGCCCGATGGCGCGAGCCGGCGAGCGCTTCCACGACCAGGCGCCCACCGGCCTGGGCTATCTCTCGCCGGTCTGGTCCGACTTCTTCGCCGCTGGTTTTTGGGGCTGGCCGACGCTCGCCCTCCTCGGCCTCGCCGGCTGGCGCGCCATCGCCCACCGCAGCAGTCTCCAGCTCGCCCTCGGACTGGTCCTGATTCCGCCCATCCTTCTCGCCCTCCAAGGCATCTCTCACTACCCCTGGGGGGTGGCACGCTTCCTGGTGTTCGTGCTGCCGCTCCTGATCATCCTGCTCGCCGCCGGCCTCAAAGGCACCGTCGGCGTCGGCCAACGGCGAGGATTGGTGCTCCCCCTGGCGGTGGCGCTGGCTCTCACCTGGGCTCCGAACCTGATCGAGCGCTGGCAGGACCAAGCGCAGTATCCCTGGGACACCCTGCGCCAGCACCTCCTCAGCGAGAGCCGGGAGACTCCCACTCTGGTCCTGGCGACCGACCTCGTCACCACCCACAGCCTCGACCCCCGGCCCGCGGCGGCGACCTACGACTGGCTCCTGCTCAGCAAGCTCGAGCGCACCACGGCGGCTCTCCCCGAGCAGCTCTTCCTGGTGCTACGAGATGTGGCACCCACCTGTGGTCGCGAGATCCGCGCTTTCCGTCGCCTGACGGTGATTCGCCTGCAGGCCTCCGACCGCGAGGCGGCCTACCGGGAAATCGAGCGGTGCTTGTTTGATCTGGTGGTCGGTCGCTGGCCCGTCGAGGCTCGCTATGAAGCGATCTACGCCCACCTGCTCGACCTGGCGCAGCGCCGCGGCGACGCCGACGCCGTCGCCCGGTATCACGATCTCCAGACGGCCACCGCCGCCCTCGACGACCGCCGGCGCTGGACCACCCAGAGAATGCACCAGCTCGACGCCGAACGAACCTCCCGGATCTGGCAACGGCGCTGGAAGAACCGCCCGCGCGACACCAGCCGCGCCCCCCTTGCCAGAGAGGGCGTTGAGACTCAGTAG
- a CDS encoding C25 family cysteine peptidase produces the protein MRSPAPGTESYSTHGHTYIFRSLLIAACLLSTGFLVPRAFAVTVVQDNTSAGSIDGSTACGGSELTRTFLVSESFLLEDIDLGFNATHPNRGDIRVTLQSPASTSVVVIAESADADNDYDLALDDDVAAALDDGTADSTAAPNYHLDRSASPSNALRSFVGENVNGTWTLLICDTVGGTNDGTFQSARLTLRGPDAAAAAIDCVNPGNDGDQASLSGVVNEYYAPAASAPAGDTSLRLTSATGLAAGDKVLVIQMQDSSIDASDTDAYGDGVAGVPARGSLTDRWTGFYEFVGVASISGAAPDITVGLSSALQNSYWNRGRSTFQVIRVPQYANVTLGGSITASPWNGSTGGVVVFEAAASLDFNGQTIDVDGDGFRGGVSGDTVDPPNDTGFVRTSLDDGAAKGEGTVGTPAGSGGPGYPNGDLARGAPGNAGGGGNEHNAGGGGGGNGGIGGTGGDTWIGAPQQPYGGFGGTAFAASHRRVVLGGGGGAGASNNDSLPAGGPGGGLVIVHAYEVTGTGTISADGVAGDDSFQDAAGAGGAGGSVVLAALNGSLANLTIEALGGNGGNATFNAGDRHGPGGGGAGGAIFYSSGVGTPTTSVAGAAGGSYLPDAVPYGATAGQPGTVATFANTEIICSTLPVTLSSFASRRGRHGWTFEWTTVTETANLGFDLFGKDDGQWRRLTRQPVASHQIDSLVPGRYAFESDDSAAFEAFLLVDTDIRGRQQHHGPFGPLESYGRPPAVKPIDWQAVAAQRQNRSAEARAKRDAIVGLRVDADGIYRVRHEDLLAAGFDFAGVEIHRLALSDPNHGLVPVFVQGSSHNRRRFGPGGYVEFLGRGLADSLYTTSRLYHLFEADHALAVRLEDGRPRQRQPMRSYRANQEVHRDRLYSFAAPHGDPWYEAAILARRGEASATFPITVDAPASARDAVLEIDLWGVTDWPGLAPDHHLEVRFDGQWLGELWFDGLEARTLRFPIPAGLLVEGDHEVEIRLPGDTGFDFDLIHLDRYRLRYQRRFVARQDALTFPGRGRDIEISGLSADQVVVYSGAGSRLRGLAATRRGSADFRLRLFAPAGRDLVVAGPQALASPTLEAVHRPADDLFAGPTDYLVISHPDFLAGLDELVAAKRAAGLRVRVVDVRDLYALFSGGVFDPDAIQAYIARAHRRLGVRYVLLVGGDTYDYLDHLGQGSISFIPTLYTATDEIVRFAPADPLFGDVDGDGVPEVAVGRFPVRTTTELAVVIEKTLNQRSDRTTATFVADDASDRALTGLSRRLTGLLPEAWQHQLISLDEMSTETAHRHLLADLTAGRALINFVGHSSPTTWTFDGLLASGDIDRLTPGGGPSMVIQWGCWNTYHVAPTYDTLGHRFLLAEGAGASAVVGSSTLSKVSSDRILGPAVLERLMIPGTTLGEAMVAAKGSLAGRAGELADVLAGWTLLGDPALVLVDDGQ, from the coding sequence ATGCGATCACCAGCGCCGGGAACCGAGAGCTACTCCACTCACGGACATACGTATATATTCCGATCTCTTCTGATCGCCGCCTGCCTCCTCAGCACCGGTTTCCTGGTACCCCGGGCCTTCGCAGTCACCGTCGTCCAGGACAACACCAGCGCCGGAAGCATCGATGGCTCGACCGCTTGCGGCGGCAGTGAGTTGACGCGAACCTTCCTGGTCAGCGAGAGCTTCTTGCTCGAAGACATCGACCTGGGCTTCAATGCCACTCACCCCAACCGCGGAGACATTCGCGTCACCCTGCAGTCGCCAGCCTCGACCTCGGTGGTGGTGATCGCCGAGTCGGCCGACGCCGACAACGACTACGACCTCGCCCTCGACGACGACGTCGCCGCCGCTCTCGACGACGGCACCGCCGACTCCACTGCCGCCCCCAACTACCACCTCGACCGCAGCGCCAGCCCGAGCAATGCCCTGCGTTCCTTCGTCGGCGAGAACGTCAACGGCACCTGGACCCTGCTGATCTGCGACACCGTCGGCGGCACCAACGACGGCACCTTCCAGAGCGCCCGCCTGACCCTGCGCGGCCCCGACGCGGCAGCTGCGGCGATCGATTGCGTCAACCCCGGCAACGATGGCGACCAGGCCAGTCTCTCGGGGGTCGTCAACGAGTACTACGCTCCAGCGGCGAGCGCTCCCGCCGGCGACACCAGCCTGCGCCTGACCTCGGCCACCGGACTGGCCGCCGGCGACAAGGTGTTGGTGATCCAGATGCAGGACAGCTCGATCGACGCCAGCGACACGGACGCCTACGGCGACGGCGTCGCCGGAGTCCCGGCCCGCGGCAGCCTGACGGACCGCTGGACCGGCTTCTACGAGTTCGTCGGCGTGGCCTCGATCAGCGGGGCGGCGCCGGACATTACCGTCGGCCTGAGCAGCGCCCTGCAGAACAGCTACTGGAATCGCGGTCGCTCCACCTTCCAGGTGATCCGCGTGCCGCAGTACGCCAACGTCACCCTCGGCGGCAGCATCACCGCCTCGCCGTGGAACGGCAGCACCGGCGGCGTGGTGGTCTTCGAGGCCGCCGCCAGCCTCGACTTCAACGGCCAGACCATCGACGTCGACGGCGACGGCTTCCGCGGCGGTGTCAGCGGCGACACCGTCGATCCGCCCAACGATACGGGCTTCGTCCGCACCAGCCTCGACGACGGAGCCGCCAAAGGCGAAGGCACCGTCGGCACTCCGGCCGGTTCCGGAGGACCGGGCTATCCCAATGGCGATCTCGCGCGCGGCGCCCCGGGCAACGCCGGCGGCGGCGGCAACGAGCACAACGCCGGCGGCGGCGGCGGCGGCAACGGCGGCATCGGCGGTACCGGCGGCGACACCTGGATCGGCGCCCCGCAGCAGCCCTACGGCGGCTTCGGCGGCACGGCCTTCGCCGCCAGCCATCGGCGGGTGGTGCTGGGCGGTGGCGGCGGCGCCGGCGCTTCCAACAACGACTCTCTGCCGGCCGGCGGACCCGGGGGTGGCCTGGTCATCGTGCACGCCTACGAAGTCACCGGAACGGGCACCATCTCGGCCGATGGCGTGGCCGGCGACGACTCCTTCCAGGACGCCGCCGGCGCCGGCGGGGCCGGCGGCTCGGTGGTGCTCGCCGCCCTCAACGGCTCCCTCGCCAACCTCACCATCGAGGCCCTCGGCGGCAACGGCGGCAACGCCACCTTCAATGCCGGCGATCGCCATGGTCCCGGCGGCGGCGGCGCCGGCGGGGCGATTTTCTACTCCTCCGGCGTCGGCACCCCCACCACCTCCGTCGCCGGCGCCGCCGGGGGCAGCTACCTGCCCGATGCGGTGCCCTATGGGGCCACCGCCGGCCAGCCGGGGACGGTGGCGACCTTCGCCAACACGGAGATCATCTGCTCCACCTTGCCGGTCACCCTGTCATCCTTCGCCTCTCGCCGCGGCCGTCATGGCTGGACCTTCGAATGGACCACCGTCACCGAAACCGCCAACCTCGGCTTCGACCTCTTCGGCAAGGACGATGGCCAGTGGCGGCGACTGACCCGGCAGCCCGTGGCGAGCCACCAGATCGACTCCCTGGTGCCAGGCCGATATGCCTTCGAAAGCGATGATTCCGCGGCCTTCGAGGCCTTCCTGCTGGTCGATACGGACATTCGCGGTCGCCAGCAACACCACGGTCCCTTTGGCCCGCTCGAGAGCTACGGCCGACCACCAGCGGTGAAACCGATCGACTGGCAGGCGGTCGCGGCCCAGCGGCAGAATCGCTCTGCCGAAGCGAGAGCGAAGCGTGACGCCATCGTCGGCCTGCGGGTCGACGCCGACGGCATCTACCGGGTTCGCCACGAGGACTTGCTCGCCGCCGGCTTCGACTTCGCTGGCGTCGAGATACACCGCTTGGCCTTGAGCGATCCCAATCACGGGCTGGTGCCGGTCTTCGTCCAGGGCTCTAGCCACAATCGCCGGCGTTTCGGCCCCGGCGGCTACGTCGAGTTTCTCGGCCGCGGCTTGGCGGACAGCCTCTACACGACCAGCCGCCTCTACCACCTGTTCGAAGCCGACCATGCGCTGGCGGTACGGCTCGAGGATGGCCGACCGCGACAGCGCCAACCGATGCGCAGCTACCGCGCCAACCAGGAAGTCCACCGCGACCGGCTCTACAGCTTCGCCGCTCCCCACGGAGACCCCTGGTACGAGGCCGCCATCCTGGCCCGTCGCGGCGAGGCCAGTGCCACCTTTCCGATCACCGTCGACGCCCCGGCTTCGGCGCGCGACGCCGTTCTCGAGATCGACCTCTGGGGCGTCACCGACTGGCCCGGCCTCGCGCCCGATCACCACCTCGAGGTGCGCTTCGACGGCCAGTGGCTGGGGGAGCTGTGGTTCGACGGGCTGGAGGCGCGCACGCTGCGCTTTCCCATCCCCGCCGGCCTGCTGGTCGAGGGAGATCATGAGGTCGAGATCCGCCTGCCCGGCGACACCGGCTTCGATTTCGACCTCATCCACCTCGACCGCTACCGCCTGCGCTACCAGCGCCGCTTCGTCGCCCGACAGGACGCCCTGACCTTCCCCGGCCGCGGTCGCGACATCGAGATCAGTGGCCTGTCCGCAGATCAGGTGGTGGTCTACTCGGGGGCCGGCAGCCGGCTGAGGGGTCTGGCAGCGACTCGTCGCGGGTCCGCAGACTTCCGCCTGCGGCTCTTCGCGCCGGCCGGTCGCGACCTGGTGGTGGCCGGACCGCAGGCCCTCGCCTCACCGACCCTCGAGGCCGTCCACCGCCCCGCCGACGATCTCTTCGCCGGCCCGACCGACTATCTGGTGATCAGCCACCCGGATTTCCTCGCCGGCCTCGACGAGCTGGTGGCGGCGAAACGGGCCGCCGGCCTGCGCGTCCGGGTGGTCGACGTGCGCGATCTCTACGCCCTGTTCTCGGGCGGCGTCTTCGATCCCGACGCCATCCAGGCCTACATCGCCCGCGCTCACCGCCGCCTGGGAGTGCGCTACGTGCTGCTGGTCGGAGGAGATACCTACGACTATCTGGATCACCTCGGCCAGGGCTCGATCAGCTTCATCCCGACCCTCTACACCGCCACCGACGAGATCGTCCGCTTCGCACCGGCGGATCCGCTGTTCGGCGATGTCGATGGCGACGGCGTGCCGGAGGTCGCGGTGGGGCGATTCCCGGTTCGCACCACCACCGAGCTGGCGGTGGTGATCGAGAAGACCCTGAATCAACGGTCCGACCGGACGACGGCGACCTTCGTCGCCGACGACGCCAGCGACCGAGCCCTCACCGGCCTCAGTCGACGGCTCACCGGTCTGCTCCCGGAAGCCTGGCAACATCAGCTCATCAGCCTCGACGAGATGTCCACCGAGACCGCCCATCGCCACCTGCTGGCGGATCTCACGGCCGGTCGCGCCCTGATCAACTTCGTCGGCCACTCGAGCCCGACCACCTGGACCTTCGACGGCCTCCTCGCCAGCGGCGACATCGACCGCCTGACGCCCGGAGGAGGGCCTTCGATGGTGATTCAGTGGGGTTGCTGGAACACCTATCACGTAGCCCCTACCTACGACACCCTGGGGCATCGATTCCTGCTCGCCGAAGGCGCCGGAGCGAGCGCCGTCGTCGGCTCGTCGACCCTCTCCAAGGTGAGCTCCGACCGTATTCTGGGGCCGGCCGTGCTGGAACGGCTGATGATCCCGGGAACCACCCTCGGAGAAGCCATGGTCGCTGCCAAGGGATCGCTGGCGGGACGCGCCGGCGAGCTCGCCGACGTCCTCGCCGGCTGGACCTTGTTGGGAGATCCCGCCCTGGTCCTGGTCGACGACGGCCAGTAG
- a CDS encoding MFS transporter: MSADKVGYLELLRTNRSYRRLWLGDIASLLGDWFNTIAQYTLMRQLTGSTLALGLVFVTKMLPFALASPVAGLLTDRWNRRRLMIAADLVRALVVLGFLAIDGAEDLPLFYALSALQVMIGAFFIPARSASIPNITSPKELLTANALSAATWSVLLALGAALGGFATDRLGTDAVFLIDSASYLVSAFFIWRTVIPQSTDAPSHGPVIRTAWNDIVAGWRHLRDSPRIGRIALTKPAWSLAGAGLVYLLALVGEELMPAAPAVGMGVLFAIRGLGTGCGPIAARTLFPDERRWPALIGSGIVASGLAYIVLGQLPWTLWILLPVFLAHTPSGANWVLSTVLLQKRTADRFRGRIFSTEWLLLTLVDTVTILAASLLLELEVLSLRGAITAFAGLQILTGIAWWIWIVPAERAQAAPSESPLEDAHDPPS; this comes from the coding sequence TTGAGCGCTGACAAGGTCGGGTACCTCGAGCTCCTGCGCACCAATCGCTCCTACCGGCGGTTGTGGCTCGGCGATATCGCCTCCCTGCTGGGGGACTGGTTCAACACCATCGCCCAGTACACGCTGATGCGCCAGCTCACCGGCTCGACCCTCGCCTTGGGGCTGGTGTTCGTCACCAAGATGCTGCCCTTCGCCCTCGCTTCGCCGGTCGCCGGGCTGCTCACCGACCGCTGGAATCGCCGTCGGCTGATGATCGCCGCCGATCTGGTGCGAGCCTTGGTGGTGCTCGGATTTCTCGCCATCGACGGTGCCGAGGATCTGCCGTTGTTCTATGCCCTGTCCGCCCTCCAGGTGATGATCGGCGCCTTCTTCATCCCGGCTCGCAGCGCTTCGATCCCCAACATCACCAGCCCCAAGGAGCTGCTCACCGCCAACGCCCTGTCGGCCGCCACCTGGTCCGTCCTCCTCGCCCTCGGCGCCGCCCTCGGCGGCTTCGCCACCGATCGCCTCGGCACCGACGCGGTGTTCCTGATCGACAGCGCCAGCTATCTGGTTTCGGCGTTCTTCATCTGGCGCACGGTGATTCCGCAAAGCACCGACGCCCCTTCCCACGGACCGGTGATTCGCACCGCCTGGAACGACATCGTCGCCGGCTGGCGACACCTGCGGGACTCACCGCGCATCGGTCGGATCGCCCTCACCAAACCCGCCTGGTCTCTCGCCGGGGCCGGCCTGGTCTACCTGCTGGCGCTGGTCGGCGAGGAGCTGATGCCGGCGGCGCCGGCGGTCGGCATGGGAGTGCTCTTCGCCATTCGAGGCCTCGGCACCGGCTGTGGACCGATCGCGGCCCGCACCCTGTTCCCGGACGAGCGCCGCTGGCCCGCCCTCATCGGTAGCGGCATCGTCGCCAGCGGCTTGGCCTACATCGTTCTGGGTCAGCTCCCGTGGACCCTGTGGATTCTCCTGCCCGTGTTCCTCGCCCACACCCCGAGTGGCGCCAACTGGGTGCTGTCCACGGTCCTGCTGCAGAAGCGCACCGCCGATCGCTTTCGCGGACGGATCTTCTCCACCGAGTGGCTCCTGCTGACGCTGGTCGACACCGTCACCATCCTCGCCGCCAGCCTGCTTCTCGAGCTCGAGGTCCTCAGCCTACGAGGGGCGATCACCGCCTTCGCCGGTCTCCAGATCCTCACCGGGATCGCCTGGTGGATCTGGATCGTGCCCGCCGAGCGGGCCCAGGCGGCGCCCTCCGAGAGCCCGCTCGAGGACGCCCACGATCCGCCGTCCTGA